In one Salmo salar unplaced genomic scaffold, Ssal_v3.1, whole genome shotgun sequence genomic region, the following are encoded:
- the LOC123731721 gene encoding probable ATP-dependent RNA helicase DHX34, which translates to MCLYCNVSVPQDSKDLYSECLRTFWSCPHCDLYSPVTPLERMSHEATCRPPGEQQDNQDKEGDDVKAASSSSSVSSLARVYHCDVCDKDLTLTSTEILKHKRQHMHSGR; encoded by the exons atgtgtctgtactgtaatgtGTCTGTCCCCCAGGACTCTAAGGACCTGTACAGTGAGTGTCTGCGTACGTTCTGGTCCTGTccccactgtgacctgtacagtCCCGTCACACCGCTGGAGAGGATGAGCCACGAAGCCACCTGCAGGCCGCCTGGGGAACAGCAGGACAACCAGGACAAAG AGGGTGACGACGTGAAggcagcctcctcttcctcctctgtgtCCAGTCTGGCCAGAGTCTACCACTGTGATGTCTGTGACAAGGACCTGACACTCACTTCTACAGAGATCCTCAAACACAAGAGACAGCACATGCACTCTGGACGTTGA